One window from the genome of Gimesia aquarii encodes:
- a CDS encoding Swt1 family HEPN domain-containing protein: protein MRSRRFKGEFVAGDNERIKLTLDLLGSGLFPIIEQEMKAVYQDDWIDRAKESFRNSPITSQPSGDAIRWDAHSTLLILWDHWNSVFRNRLTPLERSYVGELREYRNRWAHQSQIKTQDTLRILDTASRLLSAVGATDEAKQLKSERDKLLGQILQQQGKNIYDSSDHQRDRVRDAIIFLICALATIFVIINSYGTEAPAIFFAGFVGIVFAFLAYQRWVTPDRPTHGAHECTNCGKVIYGESCPYCNENNLA from the coding sequence GTGCGTTCAAGGCGATTTAAGGGGGAATTTGTGGCCGGTGATAACGAACGTATTAAATTGACTCTTGATTTACTTGGTAGCGGACTTTTTCCCATCATTGAGCAGGAAATGAAAGCCGTTTATCAAGATGATTGGATTGATCGCGCTAAAGAGAGTTTTCGGAATTCTCCAATTACATCTCAACCATCGGGTGATGCCATTCGATGGGATGCCCATTCAACTCTCTTAATCTTGTGGGACCATTGGAATAGTGTCTTTCGCAATCGCTTGACTCCACTGGAGAGAAGTTATGTTGGTGAACTTAGAGAATATCGAAATCGCTGGGCGCATCAAAGCCAGATAAAAACGCAAGATACTCTGCGGATTCTTGATACTGCTTCCCGGTTATTATCGGCCGTAGGAGCCACTGATGAAGCAAAACAGCTAAAAAGCGAACGCGATAAATTGTTGGGTCAAATATTGCAGCAGCAAGGCAAAAATATCTATGACTCCAGTGACCATCAACGTGATCGAGTACGGGATGCGATCATATTTTTGATTTGTGCTCTTGCCACCATTTTTGTCATTATCAATTCTTATGGTACTGAAGCGCCTGCAATATTTTTTGCTGGTTTTGTCGGGATTGTCTTCGCCTTTTTGGCATATCAACGGTGGGTGACTCCTGATCGTCCCACACATGGTGCGCATGAATGTACCAACTGTGGGAAAGTCATCTACGGTGAGTCATGCCCTTATTGTAACGAGAACAATCTTGCCTGA
- a CDS encoding DUF1501 domain-containing protein — MAEAIRHFNCDPIITRRQMLQRCGTGFGSMGLASLMASQGLLEEANAAPDHQSPMAPKKSHFPAKAKHIIHIFLNGGASQVDTFDPKPALAKYAGKMLPSKNLRTERKTGAALPSPFKFKKYGESGLEVSELFSELGECVDDIAFVRSMYTNVPNHEPSLMMMNCGDLIQPRPSMGAWVTYGLGTENQNLPGFVVMCPGGYPITESANWRSAFLPGAYQGTHIDTKHSDIEKLIANIKNKKLSLPEQRLQLDLLQALNRKHQSVRSQESALESRIQSFELAYRMQMQASDVFDIKQEPKHIHEMYGTGVHARQLMIARRLVERGVRYVQLWHGAGQPWDNHDEIEKGHRNLANQCARPIAALLKDLKQRGLLQDTIVMCGGEFGRTPVVELPTPGANAGKMNGRDHNNHGFTVWLAGGGVKGGQAYGATDEFGFAAVENKVHVHDLQATVLKLLGFDHERLTYRFAGRDFRLTDVHGKVVDELIA, encoded by the coding sequence ATGGCTGAGGCGATTCGACATTTTAATTGCGATCCAATTATCACGCGGCGGCAAATGTTGCAGCGCTGTGGTACTGGATTTGGATCAATGGGACTGGCCTCGTTAATGGCTTCACAGGGTTTGTTGGAGGAAGCGAATGCGGCACCAGACCACCAGTCACCGATGGCTCCCAAAAAATCGCATTTTCCTGCAAAAGCAAAACATATTATTCACATTTTTTTGAATGGTGGTGCCTCGCAAGTTGATACGTTCGATCCGAAACCAGCGTTAGCAAAATATGCTGGTAAGATGCTGCCGAGTAAAAATCTCCGTACCGAGCGAAAAACTGGTGCCGCCCTGCCTTCTCCTTTTAAGTTTAAAAAGTATGGAGAGAGTGGCCTGGAGGTGAGCGAGCTTTTTTCGGAGTTGGGAGAATGCGTGGATGATATTGCATTTGTGCGATCGATGTACACAAATGTGCCTAATCACGAACCTTCGTTGATGATGATGAATTGTGGAGATCTCATTCAGCCACGTCCAAGTATGGGGGCCTGGGTTACTTATGGTTTGGGAACAGAAAACCAGAATCTTCCCGGGTTTGTGGTGATGTGTCCTGGAGGTTATCCAATTACGGAGTCTGCTAACTGGCGATCCGCATTTTTGCCCGGCGCCTATCAGGGCACTCATATCGACACAAAACATTCTGATATCGAAAAACTGATTGCGAATATTAAAAACAAAAAACTTTCATTGCCAGAACAGCGCCTGCAGCTTGACTTGCTGCAGGCCTTAAACCGGAAGCATCAGTCGGTACGATCTCAGGAATCCGCATTGGAATCCCGAATTCAATCATTCGAATTAGCTTATCGAATGCAGATGCAGGCCTCTGATGTTTTTGATATTAAACAAGAGCCAAAACACATCCATGAAATGTATGGCACTGGAGTTCACGCGCGACAATTGATGATTGCACGCAGGTTAGTAGAACGAGGTGTGCGCTATGTCCAACTCTGGCATGGAGCAGGTCAACCCTGGGACAATCATGATGAAATTGAAAAAGGCCATCGGAATTTAGCCAATCAATGTGCCCGGCCGATTGCGGCTTTATTGAAAGACCTGAAGCAGAGAGGGCTTTTACAAGATACGATCGTCATGTGTGGTGGAGAGTTTGGAAGAACCCCTGTAGTGGAGTTACCGACTCCTGGCGCGAATGCTGGCAAGATGAATGGACGCGACCACAATAATCATGGTTTTACTGTATGGCTGGCTGGGGGAGGTGTTAAAGGTGGTCAGGCTTATGGTGCCACTGATGAGTTTGGTTTTGCAGCCGTTGAAAACAAAGTTCACGTCCATGACTTGCAGGCCACAGTACTCAAGTTACTCGGTTTTGATCACGAACGTTTGACTTACCGTTTTGCAGGGAGAGACTTTCGCTTGACTGATGTTCATGGAAAAGTCGTTGATGAGCTTATCGCCTAA